A single genomic interval of Helianthus annuus cultivar XRQ/B chromosome 13, HanXRQr2.0-SUNRISE, whole genome shotgun sequence harbors:
- the LOC110865468 gene encoding villin-3 isoform X2: MATAKALEPAFQGVGSKPGVEIWRIENFKPVPLPKADYGKFYSGDSYVVLQTSGRAGAGAYTYDIHFWLGKDTSQDEAGVAAIKTVELDAILGGRAVQHRELQNHESDKFISYFKPCIIPLEGGVASGFKKPEEEEFVTRLYTCKGKRVVHLKQVPFSRSVLNHDDVFILDTKDKIFQFNGANSNIQERAKALEVVQFLKDTYHEGTCNVAIVDDGKLQAEGDSGEFWVIFGGFAPIGKKVLSDDDVVPDKTPGKLYSIAGGQVADQIEEYSKSTFENDKCYLMDCGDEVFVWVGRSTQVDDRKAAMKAAEEFLTSNNRPKATLVTRLIQGYETHSFKSNFDSWPSSTAPSAENRGKVAENRGKVSALLKQQGVGPKGKEKNAPVVEEVVPPLLEANGKLEVWSIDGDAKTPVASEDIGKFYSGDCYIVLYSYHSREKKEDFYLCYWIGKDSTEEDQNTAAKLTASMFNSLKGRPVQGRIYQEKEPPQFIAIFQPMVVFKGGLSSGYKSHIAEKGLDDETYKPDSASVIQILGTAVHNNKATQLDPVASSLNSHECFVIQSGSHLYIWQGTQSTYEQHAWAAKIAEFVKPGVHVKYQKEGSESASFWLGLGGKDTCGSNKVSLDTNRDPHLFAFSLSKGKFEIEEVYNFDQDDLLPEDILILDTRAEVIVWIGQAVDQKEKKNALEYGQKYIELAESLDGLSPHVPLYKVTEGNEPCFFTVYFSWEASKTSIPGNSFQKKVTILFGAGHSAGHANKGGGSQRRAAVAALSGVLTNEKTIADEPPPADEPGI; encoded by the exons ATGGCTACTGCAAAAGCTCTTGAACCTGCATTCCAGGGAGTTGGTTCGAAACC AGGGGTTGAGATATGGAGAATTGAAAACTTTAAACCTGTACCTTTGCCGAAAGCTGATTATGGTAAATTCTACTCTGGCGATTCATACGTTGTCTTGCAG ACGTCGGGTAGGGCAGGTGCAGGTGCTTACACGTACGACATACACTTCTGGTTGGGAAAAGACACTAGCCAG GATGAAGCTGGAGTAGCAGCAATAAAAACGGTGGAGCTCGATGCAATTCTCGGTGGACGTGCAGTGCAACATAGAGAACTTCAAAATCATGAATCCGACAAGTTTATATCATATTTCAAACCTTGTATTATACCACTTGAAGGTGGCGTTGCATCTGGTTTCAAGAAACCGGAAGAAGAAGAATTTGTAACAAGATTATATACGTGCAAAGGAAAACGAGTTGTTCATTTGAAACAG gTCCCGTTTTCGCGATCTGTGTTGAATCATGATGATGTGTTTATCTTGGACACTAAAGATAAGATTTTTCAATTTAATGGAGCAAATTCAAATATTCAAGAAAGGGCTAAGGCGTTGGAGGTTGTTCAGTTCTTGAAGGATACATATCATGAGGGGACATGCAATGTTGCAATTGTTG ATGATGGAAAGCTACAGGCAGAGGGGGATTCCGGTGAATTTTGGGTCATTTTCGGCGGGTTTGCTCCTATTGGCAAAAAGGTTTTGAGTGATGATGATGTCGTTCCAGATAAGACACCTGGCAAACTATATAG CATTGCCGGAGGCCAGGTTGCGGATCAAATTGAAGAATATTCAAAATCAACATTTGAAAATGACAAATGCTATCTAATGGACTGTGGTGATGAGGTGTTCGTTTGGGTTGGCCGATCAACTCAGGTAGATGATAGAAAAGCTGCCATGAAGGCCGCTGag GAGTTTCTCACCAGTAATAACCGGCCAAAAGCCACCCTTGTTACCCGGCTAATTCAAGGTTACGAGACGCATTCATTCAAGTCAAACTTTGACTCGTGGCCATCATCAACTGCACCTTCTGCTGAAAATAGAGGAAAAGTGGCCGAAAATAGAGGAAAAGTTTCAG CTTTACTAAAGCAACAAGGTGTCGGGCCAAAAGGAAAAGAGAAAAACGCTCCTGTTGTTGAGGAAGTTGTTCCTCCTTTGCTTGAAGCAAATGGAAAACTCGAG GTATGGTCTATTGACGGGGACGCTAAAACTCCAGTAGCCAGTGAGGACATTGGTAAATTTTACAGTGGAGATTGCTACATTGTTCTTTACAGTTACCATTCTAGAGAGAAAAAAGAAGATTTTTATCTTTGTTATTGGATTGGAAAGGACAGCACCGAG GAGGACCAAAATACGGCAGCTAAGTTGACCGCGTCAATGTTTAACTCATTGAAGGGGAGACCTGTTCAG GGCCGTATATATCAAGAAAAAGAACCACCACAATTTATTGCCATTTTTCAACCTATGGTTGTATTCAAG GGTGGATTAAGCTCTGGTTATAAAAGTCACATTGCAGAAAAAGGATTAGATGATGAAACGTACAAGCCAGATAGCGCGTCGGTGATTCAAATATTAGGAACTGCAGTGCATAATAATAAGGCTACCCAACTAGATCCG GTGGCATCATCTTTGAATTCACATGAATGCTTCGTTATACAATCCGGGTCTCATCTATACATCTGGCAAGGAACCCAAAGTACTTACGAACAACACGCATGGGCAGCGAAAATTGCTGAGTTTGTAAAA CCCGGTGTACATGTAAAATACCAGAAAGAAGGATCCGAAAGCGCATCGTTCTGGCTTGGACTTGGAGGGAAAGATACTTGTGGTAGTAACAAAGTATCACTGGATACTAATAGAGATCCTCATTTGTTTGCATTTTCACTTTCTAAAG GAAAATTTGAG ATTGAAGAAGTTTACAACTTTGATCAAGATGACTTGTTGCCGGAGGATATTTTGATATTAGATACACGTGCGGAGGTCATTGTTTGGATTGGTCAAGCGGTTGACCAAAAGGAGAAGAAAAACGCTCTTGAATATGGCCAG AAATACATAGAACTGGCTGAATCACTAGACGGATTGTCCCCACACGTGCCGTTATACAAAGTTACCGAAGGAAATGAACCTTGTTTCTTCACAGTATATTTCTCATGGGAAGCCTCAAAAACATCA ATTCCTGGGAACTCATTCCAAAAGAAGGTTACTATACTATTTGGAGCAGGCCATTCCGCG GGCCATGCGAATAAAGGTGGTGGTTCACAGAGACGGGCTGCAGTTGCCGCATTATCGGGAGTTCTTACTAATGAAAAGACTATAGCTGATGAACCCCCTCCTGCCGATGAACCCGGTATTTGA
- the LOC110865468 gene encoding villin-3 isoform X1, producing MATAKALEPAFQGVGSKPGVEIWRIENFKPVPLPKADYGKFYSGDSYVVLQTSGRAGAGAYTYDIHFWLGKDTSQDEAGVAAIKTVELDAILGGRAVQHRELQNHESDKFISYFKPCIIPLEGGVASGFKKPEEEEFVTRLYTCKGKRVVHLKQVPFSRSVLNHDDVFILDTKDKIFQFNGANSNIQERAKALEVVQFLKDTYHEGTCNVAIVDDGKLQAEGDSGEFWVIFGGFAPIGKKVLSDDDVVPDKTPGKLYSIAGGQVADQIEEYSKSTFENDKCYLMDCGDEVFVWVGRSTQVDDRKAAMKAAEEFLTSNNRPKATLVTRLIQGYETHSFKSNFDSWPSSTAPSAENRGKVAENRGKVSALLKQQGVGPKGKEKNAPVVEEVVPPLLEANGKLEVWSIDGDAKTPVASEDIGKFYSGDCYIVLYSYHSREKKEDFYLCYWIGKDSTEEDQNTAAKLTASMFNSLKGRPVQGRIYQEKEPPQFIAIFQPMVVFKGGLSSGYKSHIAEKGLDDETYKPDSASVIQILGTAVHNNKATQLDPVASSLNSHECFVIQSGSHLYIWQGTQSTYEQHAWAAKIAEFVKPGVHVKYQKEGSESASFWLGLGGKDTCGSNKVSLDTNRDPHLFAFSLSKGKFEIEEVYNFDQDDLLPEDILILDTRAEVIVWIGQAVDQKEKKNALEYGQKYIELAESLDGLSPHVPLYKVTEGNEPCFFTVYFSWEASKTSIPGNSFQKKVTILFGAGHSAGHANKGGGSQRRAAVAALSGVLTNEKTIADEPPPADEPEQSEEAPEEPVEPSEPIPEDDDSEPKVAIEEDENGILSSQSTFTYEQVRVKSEDTVPGIDLKRREAYLSVEEFESVLGMTKEEFYKLPKWKQDLTKKKVDLF from the exons ATGGCTACTGCAAAAGCTCTTGAACCTGCATTCCAGGGAGTTGGTTCGAAACC AGGGGTTGAGATATGGAGAATTGAAAACTTTAAACCTGTACCTTTGCCGAAAGCTGATTATGGTAAATTCTACTCTGGCGATTCATACGTTGTCTTGCAG ACGTCGGGTAGGGCAGGTGCAGGTGCTTACACGTACGACATACACTTCTGGTTGGGAAAAGACACTAGCCAG GATGAAGCTGGAGTAGCAGCAATAAAAACGGTGGAGCTCGATGCAATTCTCGGTGGACGTGCAGTGCAACATAGAGAACTTCAAAATCATGAATCCGACAAGTTTATATCATATTTCAAACCTTGTATTATACCACTTGAAGGTGGCGTTGCATCTGGTTTCAAGAAACCGGAAGAAGAAGAATTTGTAACAAGATTATATACGTGCAAAGGAAAACGAGTTGTTCATTTGAAACAG gTCCCGTTTTCGCGATCTGTGTTGAATCATGATGATGTGTTTATCTTGGACACTAAAGATAAGATTTTTCAATTTAATGGAGCAAATTCAAATATTCAAGAAAGGGCTAAGGCGTTGGAGGTTGTTCAGTTCTTGAAGGATACATATCATGAGGGGACATGCAATGTTGCAATTGTTG ATGATGGAAAGCTACAGGCAGAGGGGGATTCCGGTGAATTTTGGGTCATTTTCGGCGGGTTTGCTCCTATTGGCAAAAAGGTTTTGAGTGATGATGATGTCGTTCCAGATAAGACACCTGGCAAACTATATAG CATTGCCGGAGGCCAGGTTGCGGATCAAATTGAAGAATATTCAAAATCAACATTTGAAAATGACAAATGCTATCTAATGGACTGTGGTGATGAGGTGTTCGTTTGGGTTGGCCGATCAACTCAGGTAGATGATAGAAAAGCTGCCATGAAGGCCGCTGag GAGTTTCTCACCAGTAATAACCGGCCAAAAGCCACCCTTGTTACCCGGCTAATTCAAGGTTACGAGACGCATTCATTCAAGTCAAACTTTGACTCGTGGCCATCATCAACTGCACCTTCTGCTGAAAATAGAGGAAAAGTGGCCGAAAATAGAGGAAAAGTTTCAG CTTTACTAAAGCAACAAGGTGTCGGGCCAAAAGGAAAAGAGAAAAACGCTCCTGTTGTTGAGGAAGTTGTTCCTCCTTTGCTTGAAGCAAATGGAAAACTCGAG GTATGGTCTATTGACGGGGACGCTAAAACTCCAGTAGCCAGTGAGGACATTGGTAAATTTTACAGTGGAGATTGCTACATTGTTCTTTACAGTTACCATTCTAGAGAGAAAAAAGAAGATTTTTATCTTTGTTATTGGATTGGAAAGGACAGCACCGAG GAGGACCAAAATACGGCAGCTAAGTTGACCGCGTCAATGTTTAACTCATTGAAGGGGAGACCTGTTCAG GGCCGTATATATCAAGAAAAAGAACCACCACAATTTATTGCCATTTTTCAACCTATGGTTGTATTCAAG GGTGGATTAAGCTCTGGTTATAAAAGTCACATTGCAGAAAAAGGATTAGATGATGAAACGTACAAGCCAGATAGCGCGTCGGTGATTCAAATATTAGGAACTGCAGTGCATAATAATAAGGCTACCCAACTAGATCCG GTGGCATCATCTTTGAATTCACATGAATGCTTCGTTATACAATCCGGGTCTCATCTATACATCTGGCAAGGAACCCAAAGTACTTACGAACAACACGCATGGGCAGCGAAAATTGCTGAGTTTGTAAAA CCCGGTGTACATGTAAAATACCAGAAAGAAGGATCCGAAAGCGCATCGTTCTGGCTTGGACTTGGAGGGAAAGATACTTGTGGTAGTAACAAAGTATCACTGGATACTAATAGAGATCCTCATTTGTTTGCATTTTCACTTTCTAAAG GAAAATTTGAG ATTGAAGAAGTTTACAACTTTGATCAAGATGACTTGTTGCCGGAGGATATTTTGATATTAGATACACGTGCGGAGGTCATTGTTTGGATTGGTCAAGCGGTTGACCAAAAGGAGAAGAAAAACGCTCTTGAATATGGCCAG AAATACATAGAACTGGCTGAATCACTAGACGGATTGTCCCCACACGTGCCGTTATACAAAGTTACCGAAGGAAATGAACCTTGTTTCTTCACAGTATATTTCTCATGGGAAGCCTCAAAAACATCA ATTCCTGGGAACTCATTCCAAAAGAAGGTTACTATACTATTTGGAGCAGGCCATTCCGCG GGCCATGCGAATAAAGGTGGTGGTTCACAGAGACGGGCTGCAGTTGCCGCATTATCGGGAGTTCTTACTAATGAAAAGACTATAGCTGATGAACCCCCTCCTGCCGATGAACCCG AGCAGTCCGAAGAAGCCCCTGAAGAACCCGTAGAACCATCTGAGCCCATTCCGGAAGATGACGATTCAGAACCAAAAGTTGCGATTGAGGAGGACGAAAACGGTATTTTATCAAGTCAATCCACCTTCACCTATGAACAAGTTAGAGTTAAGTCAGAGGACACTGTTCCTGGAATCGACCTCAAGAGGAGAGAG GCTTATCTTTCTGTTGAAGAATTTGAGTCTGTGCTTGGGATGACAAAAGAGGAGTTCTATAAGTTACCAAAATGGAAGCAAGATTTGACCAAGAAAAAGGTTGACCTCTTCTAG